One genomic window of Gimesia chilikensis includes the following:
- a CDS encoding Minf_1886 family protein, translating to MTFATNLTRPKLQYHPNAYDFIFEALQQAQEIYAHSISELSEQEEAHVSGQELLEGVRVLALKQFGLMTQTVFKQWGVQSTKDFGKMVFEMIEHGRMRKTDNDRLEDFVDIYDFQQVFDANYIIDTSEVFPRNPA from the coding sequence ATGACATTTGCAACCAATCTAACCCGCCCCAAACTGCAATATCACCCGAATGCCTACGACTTTATCTTTGAAGCGTTGCAGCAGGCTCAAGAGATTTACGCTCATTCCATCTCTGAACTTTCCGAACAGGAAGAAGCACACGTTTCGGGACAGGAACTCCTGGAGGGAGTGCGCGTTCTGGCCCTCAAACAGTTTGGTCTGATGACACAGACTGTGTTCAAACAATGGGGCGTGCAATCCACCAAAGACTTCGGCAAGATGGTCTTCGAAATGATCGAGCATGGCAGAATGCGGAAGACCGACAACGATCGCCTGGAAGATTTCGTCGACATCTACGACTTCCAGCAGGTGTTCGACGCAAACTACATCATCGACACCAGCGAAGTCTTCCCACGCAACCCGGCATAA
- the rsfS gene encoding ribosome silencing factor: protein MSSLERACLCARVCEQFKGQDIVVLDVTKITPLFDYFIITTANNQRQAHAIAEEIRVLMKQDHANRRNIEGKDSNWILGDYGDVVLHIFTDDARELYDLERLWGDAPQLDWQSHKPADSQ from the coding sequence ATGTCGAGTCTGGAACGTGCCTGCCTGTGCGCCCGTGTCTGCGAGCAGTTTAAAGGTCAGGACATCGTGGTCCTCGACGTCACGAAAATCACCCCGCTGTTCGACTACTTCATCATCACCACCGCGAACAACCAGCGGCAGGCGCATGCCATTGCCGAGGAAATCCGGGTCCTGATGAAGCAGGATCATGCGAATCGCCGCAACATCGAAGGCAAGGACAGCAATTGGATCCTGGGTGACTATGGCGACGTAGTGCTGCACATCTTCACCGATGATGCCCGTGAGCTGTACGACCTCGAGCGTCTCTGGGGGGACGCCCCCCAGCTGGACTGGCAGTCGCACAAACCCGCCGATTCGCAGTAA
- the argS gene encoding arginine--tRNA ligase, with amino-acid sequence MNILAELRSRFEPVLTEWTDNPSSVIDMLKASQDPKFGDYQANFAMPLAARIPDLKPRDLAAQIIEKVDLSDFCEPLEIAGPGFINIKLKQDWLQEQTMQLVQDERLGVVAVEAPQKVVVDFSAPNVAKPMHVGHLRSTVIGDANYRVLKFLGHDVVGDNHIGDWGTQFGMIIFGYKHFLNQAAFQEAPVTELARLYRLVNQLSDYHASKNSLPQKEQEIEQLTEKLQTLEGTADQTDKKVQKQLKKLKAELDDKQKALSSLQESLSQLEANEDLHSKAVAFPDIARLAREETAKLHAGDAENNDLWKQFLPQCLDAIQGVYDRLDIHFDMALGESYYQPMLADVVADLKAKGLATESQGAICVFIEGKEAPFIVQKQDGAFTYATTDLATIKYRAEELKADRVLYVVDSRQSEHFQLLFATVKEWGYSNLELQHVSFGTVLGKNKRPYKTRSGDTVGLESLLDEAIESAYQIVSQNDDAKPNGPELDEAERWDVAEVVGLGGIKYADLKHNRDSDYIFDLDKMLAKQGDTATYMQYAYARVNGIFRKGGIDRDELRTHQQSLNLVEPTEIALAMKINRYSEILESVAAEARPNYLTNYLYELADLFSTFYDVCPVLKAEDEAVRTSRLLLSDLTARVVQNGLSLLGIRTCERM; translated from the coding sequence ATGAATATCCTCGCCGAACTGAGAAGCCGGTTTGAACCTGTATTAACTGAATGGACCGACAATCCCTCTTCGGTCATCGACATGCTCAAAGCCTCACAGGACCCCAAATTCGGGGACTACCAGGCGAACTTCGCGATGCCGCTGGCAGCCAGAATTCCCGACCTGAAACCGCGGGACCTGGCCGCGCAAATCATCGAAAAGGTGGACCTGTCTGATTTCTGTGAACCACTGGAAATTGCCGGCCCGGGTTTTATCAACATCAAGCTCAAGCAGGACTGGCTTCAGGAACAGACAATGCAGCTGGTTCAGGACGAACGATTAGGTGTCGTGGCTGTAGAAGCCCCCCAGAAGGTCGTCGTCGACTTCTCCGCGCCGAATGTTGCCAAACCGATGCACGTCGGTCACCTGCGAAGTACCGTGATCGGCGATGCCAACTATCGGGTCCTGAAATTTCTGGGGCACGATGTCGTAGGCGATAACCACATCGGGGACTGGGGTACCCAGTTCGGGATGATCATTTTTGGCTACAAGCATTTTCTGAACCAGGCAGCCTTCCAGGAAGCCCCGGTTACCGAGCTGGCACGACTTTACCGGCTGGTCAACCAGTTGTCTGATTACCACGCTTCTAAAAACTCTCTTCCGCAGAAGGAACAGGAAATCGAGCAGCTGACGGAAAAGCTGCAGACACTCGAAGGGACTGCAGACCAGACCGACAAAAAGGTACAGAAACAGCTTAAAAAACTCAAAGCCGAACTGGATGACAAACAAAAAGCCCTCAGTTCACTGCAGGAAAGCCTCAGCCAGCTGGAAGCCAATGAAGACCTGCACAGCAAGGCGGTCGCCTTTCCGGATATCGCCCGACTGGCGCGAGAAGAAACCGCGAAACTCCATGCCGGTGATGCTGAGAACAACGACCTGTGGAAACAGTTTCTCCCGCAGTGTCTGGATGCCATTCAGGGTGTCTACGATCGGCTTGACATCCACTTTGACATGGCATTGGGGGAAAGCTATTACCAGCCCATGCTGGCGGATGTGGTCGCGGACCTGAAAGCCAAAGGTCTGGCAACTGAGAGCCAGGGAGCAATCTGTGTTTTCATCGAAGGCAAAGAGGCTCCCTTCATTGTACAGAAACAGGATGGTGCCTTCACCTACGCCACAACCGACCTGGCAACGATCAAGTACCGGGCAGAGGAGCTCAAAGCAGATCGAGTCCTGTACGTGGTTGATTCCCGACAGAGCGAACACTTTCAACTGCTGTTCGCCACAGTCAAGGAATGGGGCTACTCCAATCTGGAACTGCAACACGTCAGCTTCGGAACCGTGCTGGGCAAAAACAAACGACCTTATAAAACCCGATCGGGCGATACGGTCGGCCTGGAAAGCCTGTTGGACGAAGCTATCGAGAGTGCTTACCAGATCGTATCCCAGAATGACGATGCCAAACCGAATGGCCCGGAACTGGATGAAGCCGAGAGATGGGATGTCGCTGAAGTTGTGGGGTTGGGAGGCATCAAATACGCCGACCTGAAACACAACCGGGACAGCGACTATATCTTCGACTTGGACAAAATGCTAGCCAAGCAGGGTGATACGGCCACCTACATGCAGTACGCTTATGCCCGAGTGAATGGCATCTTCCGCAAGGGAGGGATTGACAGAGATGAACTGCGGACACATCAGCAGTCTCTCAACCTGGTCGAACCTACCGAAATCGCCCTGGCGATGAAAATCAATCGGTACTCTGAGATCCTGGAAAGTGTTGCCGCGGAAGCACGGCCCAACTACCTGACCAATTACCTCTACGAACTGGCAGACCTCTTCAGTACCTTCTATGATGTCTGCCCTGTGTTAAAAGCTGAAGATGAGGCTGTCAGAACGAGCCGACTGCTGCTCTCTGATTTGACCGCCCGGGTCGTCCAGAATGGCCTGTCCCTCCTGGGGATCAGAACCTGCGAGCGGATGTGA
- the lipA gene encoding lipoyl synthase, protein MSTLNIITDPAPAPRQRLPKWLKRPMPKPGMAFTSNVIEDLNLVTVCESAKCPNRTECWSHKTATLMILGNVCTRPCGFCSIAKGKTETVQLDEPERVAEAAARLGLEHVVITSVTRDDLPDGGAEHFYNCILAVRERTGADIEVLTPDFRGNRDAIQRVIEAHPDVFNHNTETVPRLYHRVRRNAVYQRTLDLLKQVKDTDPSIVTKSGLMLGLGETREEILEVCADLRAVGCDIVTIGQYLQPTPENLPVERFLPPEEFDEVGDQVRALGFKLVASGPFVRSSYHAGEMASVLGKES, encoded by the coding sequence ATGTCGACACTTAATATCATCACCGATCCCGCCCCCGCACCCCGGCAGCGTCTTCCCAAGTGGCTCAAGCGGCCCATGCCGAAGCCTGGTATGGCTTTCACCAGCAACGTGATCGAAGACCTCAATCTGGTCACCGTCTGCGAAAGTGCCAAGTGCCCGAATCGCACCGAATGCTGGTCACATAAAACAGCGACCCTGATGATCCTGGGAAATGTCTGCACGCGCCCTTGCGGGTTCTGCTCGATCGCCAAGGGGAAAACCGAAACCGTTCAGTTGGACGAACCCGAACGCGTAGCGGAAGCAGCCGCCCGTCTGGGCCTCGAACATGTGGTGATTACCTCTGTCACGCGTGACGACCTGCCGGACGGCGGGGCAGAACACTTCTATAACTGCATCCTGGCAGTCCGCGAACGGACCGGGGCAGACATCGAAGTCTTGACTCCCGACTTCCGTGGCAATCGTGATGCCATTCAGCGGGTGATTGAAGCCCATCCTGATGTCTTCAACCACAACACCGAAACCGTACCCCGTCTGTATCACCGCGTTCGTCGGAACGCCGTCTATCAGCGGACCCTGGATCTGCTGAAGCAGGTGAAAGACACGGATCCGAGCATCGTCACGAAAAGTGGTTTGATGCTGGGGCTCGGCGAAACACGCGAGGAAATACTCGAAGTCTGTGCCGATCTGCGGGCCGTCGGTTGTGATATCGTGACTATCGGCCAGTATCTGCAGCCTACGCCTGAGAACCTGCCGGTTGAGCGTTTCTTGCCGCCGGAAGAATTCGATGAAGTGGGCGATCAGGTGCGGGCACTGGGATTCAAACTGGTGGCCAGTGGTCCCTTCGTCCGTTCCAGTTATCATGCAGGCGAAATGGCATCGGTGCTGGGGAAAGAGTCCTGA
- the holB gene encoding DNA polymerase III subunit delta', with amino-acid sequence MTTDQIRGHQTILEMLDRALSRGRLPHALLFAGPVGVGKNRVARYLAQCLFCEQTPSNQLSCCRECNSCKQMAAGTHPDLISIECPPDKAILPLSLIIGSEERRGREGVCYEMSLRPMTGNRRIALIDDADKMNAESANALLKTLEEPSANYLMILIASELDAILPTIRSRCQLIRFAELSADDVSELLLEQQLAESPEQAQQVARLSGGSLDVASQLLDENLQELRTSITRLLCQHPFRPQAFSQAVIKAVDDIGGNTAAQRKTAHWILHFCADFYHQALQAAAGHELAVGTAQIDKFVNGFSGSTEDRIEKLGALLDRLLETEEQIDRNATISLCIENLSEDLRALQKSSS; translated from the coding sequence ATGACAACCGACCAGATCCGAGGTCATCAAACGATTCTGGAAATGCTCGACCGGGCCCTGTCCCGCGGACGCCTGCCGCACGCGCTGCTGTTCGCCGGTCCGGTGGGCGTGGGTAAGAACCGGGTTGCCCGTTATCTTGCCCAGTGCCTGTTCTGCGAACAGACTCCCTCAAACCAGCTCAGTTGCTGTCGCGAATGTAACTCGTGCAAACAGATGGCCGCCGGTACGCATCCCGATTTGATCAGCATCGAATGCCCTCCCGACAAAGCGATTCTGCCTTTAAGCCTGATCATCGGCAGCGAGGAGCGACGCGGCCGCGAAGGGGTCTGTTATGAAATGTCGCTCCGCCCCATGACCGGGAACCGACGGATTGCGCTGATCGACGACGCCGACAAAATGAATGCCGAGAGTGCCAACGCACTTTTGAAAACCCTGGAAGAGCCCTCAGCGAATTACCTGATGATTCTGATCGCCAGCGAGCTGGATGCGATCCTGCCAACCATTCGTTCCCGCTGCCAGCTGATCCGGTTTGCTGAACTCTCTGCAGACGATGTATCCGAACTGCTGCTGGAACAGCAACTGGCGGAGTCTCCCGAACAGGCACAACAGGTCGCCCGACTCTCGGGGGGCTCGCTGGATGTCGCCAGCCAGTTGCTGGATGAGAACCTGCAGGAACTCAGGACGAGCATCACGCGACTGTTGTGCCAGCATCCCTTCCGTCCGCAGGCGTTTTCACAGGCGGTGATCAAAGCCGTGGATGATATCGGCGGCAATACTGCTGCTCAGCGGAAAACTGCTCACTGGATCCTGCATTTCTGTGCCGACTTCTATCACCAGGCGTTACAGGCGGCCGCCGGGCATGAATTGGCGGTGGGCACTGCGCAAATCGACAAATTCGTGAACGGATTCTCCGGCTCAACCGAAGACCGGATCGAGAAACTGGGGGCGCTGCTGGATCGACTGCTGGAAACCGAAGAACAGATCGATCGGAACGCCACGATCAGCCTCTGTATCGAAAACCTGAGCGAAGACCTCCGGGCACTGCAAAAAAGCAGTTCCTGA
- a CDS encoding sodium-translocating pyrophosphatase, whose product MRFSTVARYSPVRPVPKLITLTISMLFCSAPLLAAETSDASPPVAASESVVISWLLAIAGAIFALFTAYRFFSWMVAQSEGDARMKTIAEHVREGARAYLDQQFKVVTLFFAVVCALLAFMAFGLNTQSHWVPFAFLTGGFFSALAGWFGMRTATLASARTAHAAKESLNNGLQVAFRSGAVMGLVVVGLGLLDISLWFGVLHWIVKMPLAEITVTMLCFGMGASSQALFARVGGGIFTKAADVGADLVGKVEAGIPEDDPRNPATIADNVGDNVGDVAGMGADLYESYCGSILASGALGVAAYHGYPKMQMMCLLLPMCLAAVGIFLSVTGIFMVKTEEGASQKNLLKALAKGIDTAAFCVIVASLGLVWIMLVIPSQSAGIPEDSPLLTGNKLFGVFGAIVSGLVAGWLIGKWTEYSTSDEFKPTRFIADQSSTGPATVIIAGIAEGFYSVWVPILVIGVAIIVAFGLCTGFDFQNSQVFAMGLYGVAIAAVGMLSTLGVTLATDAYGPIADNAGGNAEMSGQEPFVRQRTDALDSLGNTTAATGKGFAIGSAALTALALLAAYVEEVRIGFERWVENSAIVQTVTDDPSNASALKLSKNCIAIRMPDKDGNAPKHNNMGYLLFPALHQTQITPGRTKIEEAEVGSIINGLNITELLLRSDCVEVKKATVPDFSRFYNFSLLNPKVLVGIFFGVMIAFVFCAMTMKAVGRAAGAMVDEVRRQFREIAGIMENEAEPDYAACVEISTAAAQREMILPAMLGLFTPVVVGVLLGVPGVVGLLVGALTSGFAVAIMMANAGGAWDNAKKYIEAGAHGGKGTDAHKATVVGDTVGDPFKDTSGPSLNILIKLMSMVSVVIAGFIIQYALELF is encoded by the coding sequence ATGAGGTTTTCTACCGTCGCTCGCTACTCGCCCGTTCGTCCTGTTCCCAAACTCATCACTCTAACCATTAGCATGCTCTTCTGCTCCGCTCCCTTGCTGGCAGCAGAAACATCAGATGCCTCGCCACCAGTGGCCGCATCTGAATCCGTCGTCATCAGTTGGCTACTTGCGATTGCAGGGGCAATCTTCGCCCTGTTTACCGCGTATCGCTTTTTCTCCTGGATGGTCGCGCAGTCCGAAGGTGACGCCCGCATGAAGACCATCGCCGAGCACGTCCGTGAAGGAGCCCGTGCTTACCTGGACCAGCAGTTCAAGGTGGTGACCCTGTTCTTTGCCGTGGTCTGTGCACTGCTGGCCTTCATGGCCTTTGGCCTCAACACACAATCACACTGGGTCCCCTTCGCCTTTTTGACAGGGGGCTTTTTCTCTGCACTGGCAGGCTGGTTTGGTATGCGAACCGCTACACTCGCCAGTGCACGTACCGCCCATGCGGCGAAAGAATCACTCAACAACGGCCTGCAGGTCGCGTTCCGCAGTGGTGCGGTGATGGGGCTTGTCGTTGTGGGACTCGGACTGTTGGACATCAGTCTCTGGTTCGGTGTCCTGCACTGGATCGTCAAGATGCCTCTGGCGGAGATCACCGTCACCATGCTCTGCTTTGGTATGGGAGCCAGTAGCCAGGCACTGTTTGCCCGCGTGGGTGGTGGTATCTTTACCAAAGCCGCGGACGTGGGAGCCGACCTCGTCGGTAAAGTCGAAGCAGGCATCCCCGAAGACGACCCGCGTAACCCGGCTACGATTGCTGACAACGTGGGCGACAACGTAGGTGATGTCGCCGGCATGGGGGCAGACCTCTATGAATCGTACTGTGGTTCCATCCTGGCCAGTGGTGCTCTGGGTGTCGCCGCATATCACGGTTATCCCAAAATGCAGATGATGTGCCTGCTGCTGCCCATGTGTCTGGCCGCAGTCGGAATCTTCCTTTCGGTCACCGGGATCTTCATGGTGAAAACAGAGGAAGGTGCCTCTCAGAAAAACCTGTTGAAAGCACTGGCTAAGGGAATCGACACTGCCGCCTTCTGTGTGATTGTCGCCTCCCTGGGCCTGGTCTGGATCATGCTGGTAATTCCTTCGCAGTCCGCAGGAATCCCGGAAGATTCCCCACTGCTGACGGGGAACAAACTGTTTGGTGTCTTCGGTGCCATCGTCTCCGGTCTGGTTGCTGGCTGGTTGATCGGGAAATGGACCGAGTATTCCACCAGTGATGAATTCAAACCGACCCGCTTCATTGCGGATCAGTCTTCAACCGGTCCCGCGACCGTAATTATCGCCGGGATCGCAGAAGGCTTTTACAGCGTCTGGGTACCGATTCTCGTGATTGGTGTCGCCATCATCGTCGCCTTTGGTTTGTGTACCGGCTTCGACTTCCAGAACTCACAGGTATTCGCGATGGGCCTGTATGGCGTTGCGATCGCCGCTGTGGGGATGTTGAGCACACTCGGGGTAACACTCGCCACCGATGCCTATGGTCCGATTGCCGACAATGCCGGCGGTAACGCGGAAATGAGTGGTCAGGAACCGTTCGTACGCCAGCGAACCGACGCCCTGGACAGCCTGGGGAACACGACTGCCGCTACCGGAAAAGGCTTCGCGATCGGCTCTGCTGCTTTGACAGCACTGGCTCTGCTGGCTGCCTACGTGGAAGAAGTCCGCATCGGGTTTGAACGCTGGGTCGAGAACTCAGCCATCGTGCAAACGGTGACCGATGATCCTTCGAATGCGTCTGCACTGAAGCTGAGCAAAAACTGTATCGCGATCCGTATGCCCGATAAAGACGGCAACGCTCCCAAACATAACAACATGGGTTACCTGCTGTTCCCCGCCCTGCACCAGACGCAAATAACGCCTGGGCGAACCAAAATCGAAGAAGCTGAAGTGGGTTCGATCATCAACGGCCTGAATATCACAGAACTCCTGCTGCGCAGCGACTGTGTGGAAGTCAAAAAAGCGACCGTACCCGACTTCTCCCGCTTCTATAATTTCTCGCTGCTGAACCCCAAAGTACTCGTCGGGATCTTCTTCGGCGTGATGATTGCCTTCGTCTTCTGTGCGATGACCATGAAGGCTGTCGGCCGCGCCGCGGGTGCGATGGTGGACGAAGTCCGGCGTCAATTCCGTGAAATCGCAGGCATTATGGAGAACGAAGCCGAACCGGATTACGCCGCCTGTGTCGAAATCAGTACAGCTGCGGCTCAGCGTGAAATGATTCTGCCCGCGATGCTGGGCCTGTTCACCCCGGTCGTCGTGGGTGTTCTGCTGGGAGTCCCCGGCGTGGTGGGCCTGCTGGTGGGAGCCTTGACGAGTGGGTTCGCAGTTGCCATTATGATGGCTAATGCCGGTGGTGCCTGGGATAATGCAAAGAAGTACATCGAAGCAGGCGCACATGGCGGCAAGGGAACTGATGCGCACAAAGCCACAGTAGTAGGTGATACCGTAGGTGACCCGTTCAAGGACACCAGCGGTCCAAGCCTGAATATTCTGATCAAGTTGATGAGTATGGTTTCTGTTGTCATAGCCGGTTTTATCATCCAATACGCATTAGAGCTATTTTAA
- a CDS encoding biotin/lipoyl-containing protein: MPTPITVPPLENQDQKLTVSLWLTRTGEPVNRGDRVVELLIPGVTFDVAAPCTGTLARCECRSGDEVHEGTVLGWIESSEASPSDETADSGPE; the protein is encoded by the coding sequence ATGCCGACCCCGATCACGGTTCCTCCACTGGAAAATCAGGATCAGAAACTGACCGTCAGTCTCTGGCTGACACGAACGGGAGAACCGGTTAACCGGGGAGACCGGGTTGTCGAACTCTTGATTCCCGGTGTGACGTTCGATGTGGCGGCCCCCTGCACCGGAACGCTTGCCCGTTGTGAATGTCGATCCGGAGACGAAGTGCACGAGGGAACCGTGCTGGGCTGGATCGAATCTTCCGAAGCCAGCCCGTCAGACGAAACAGCTGACTCTGGACCTGAGTGA
- a CDS encoding DNA-directed RNA polymerase subunit alpha C-terminal domain-containing protein — translation MSVDELIDVKGVFNSTESVGYSDVEQLKRIVCSDQVSELNSEVQSLVKRIADGESSSALCARVGIALHLLGKHRQAVIELEKVTDNATAAFFHAVSLIALKRYDDADQQLEAAAKLGYDSIECSLRRAETRRLVNKLDEAESLLSSIAKDAAGRAEYSFQMGCIRSDRGDLYGAIEYFERAVDMDPRHSRAIFRLAGENASRGNDEDAIRLYEQSLSSPPFYLGAILNLGLLYEDMENYPAAAFCFRRILEADPSNEMAAMYLKDIEAADNMYYDEETARNEARMKQLLDRPVTDFELSVRSRNCLHAMDIHTLGDLTRVSENDLLAGKNFGQTSLDEIREMLSSFGLHIGQNLHEALGQDGGYAALPPELADNPVTEKPISDLGLSVRSRKCMSRLGIGTIGELLRRSPDELLASRNFGVTSLNEIREKLTEMNLKLRND, via the coding sequence GTGAGTGTCGACGAATTAATTGACGTAAAAGGTGTATTTAACAGCACTGAGAGTGTAGGCTACTCGGATGTCGAGCAATTGAAAAGAATTGTTTGCTCTGATCAGGTTTCAGAGCTCAACAGTGAAGTACAGTCGCTCGTCAAACGCATTGCAGACGGAGAAAGTTCTTCGGCACTGTGTGCCCGGGTCGGCATCGCCCTGCATCTGCTGGGTAAGCATCGTCAGGCTGTAATCGAACTGGAAAAAGTCACGGATAACGCAACCGCTGCTTTTTTCCATGCCGTCTCGCTGATCGCTCTCAAACGTTATGACGATGCAGATCAACAGCTGGAAGCTGCTGCCAAGCTGGGTTATGACTCGATCGAATGCTCGCTGCGGCGTGCAGAAACCCGTCGTCTGGTTAACAAGTTGGATGAAGCAGAATCGCTGCTCTCTTCCATCGCCAAAGATGCCGCTGGTCGTGCTGAGTACTCATTCCAGATGGGTTGCATTCGGTCCGATCGTGGCGACCTGTATGGCGCAATTGAATACTTCGAACGTGCCGTCGACATGGATCCCCGTCATTCACGGGCTATCTTCCGTCTCGCCGGAGAAAACGCATCACGTGGAAACGACGAAGATGCGATTCGCCTGTATGAGCAGTCTCTTTCCAGCCCGCCGTTCTACCTGGGCGCGATCCTGAACCTGGGTCTGCTCTATGAAGACATGGAAAACTATCCGGCTGCCGCCTTTTGTTTCCGCCGGATTCTGGAAGCGGATCCGTCTAACGAAATGGCCGCGATGTACCTCAAGGACATCGAAGCAGCCGACAACATGTACTACGATGAAGAGACTGCCCGCAACGAAGCCCGCATGAAGCAGCTGCTGGATCGTCCAGTCACCGACTTCGAACTGTCCGTCCGCAGTCGCAACTGTCTGCATGCGATGGACATTCACACGCTGGGTGATCTGACGCGCGTCAGCGAAAACGATCTGCTGGCCGGTAAGAACTTCGGTCAGACCTCACTGGACGAAATTCGCGAGATGCTGTCTTCCTTCGGTCTGCACATCGGTCAGAACCTGCACGAGGCTCTGGGACAGGATGGCGGCTATGCTGCTCTGCCTCCGGAACTCGCAGACAACCCGGTTACCGAAAAGCCGATCTCCGATCTGGGGCTTTCCGTGCGTTCGCGAAAATGTATGTCGCGTCTCGGTATCGGCACCATTGGTGAGCTGCTGCGTCGCAGCCCGGACGAGCTGCTGGCCAGCCGGAACTTCGGTGTGACCTCGCTGAACGAAATTCGCGAGAAGCTGACCGAGATGAACCTCAAGCTGCGTAACGACTAG
- a CDS encoding PSP1 domain-containing protein, with translation MNNEVSGYIVRYGSTRMIGEFSAKGPDELPRNASVIVKSDRGHEWGEILSPATDRVRSFMKDTKTVGRIIRPVTDDDYRQRDKNRHEERTEFLGCQDLVKEHKLQMQLVDVEHIFGGERIIFYYLAEKRVDFRELVKALARKYRSRIEMRQIGVRDEAKLLADYGDCGKTVCCGTHLTEMPPVSMKMAKLQKTSLDPNKLSGRCGRLKCCLRYEYDTYRSYKKELPPVGSFVVTEQGEGKVTNQDILSECVQVIYPDSRKSIVHRKDIQEVIKKKKGEGQPPGNGKSLNQKPAR, from the coding sequence ATGAATAACGAAGTCTCAGGTTACATCGTCCGCTATGGGTCAACCCGCATGATTGGCGAGTTCTCCGCCAAGGGCCCTGACGAGCTGCCACGAAATGCCTCTGTCATTGTCAAAAGCGATCGCGGTCATGAATGGGGCGAAATTCTCTCTCCCGCCACGGACCGCGTACGTTCCTTCATGAAAGATACCAAAACCGTCGGCCGCATCATTCGCCCCGTCACTGACGATGACTATCGCCAGCGTGACAAGAATCGACACGAGGAACGCACAGAGTTTCTAGGCTGTCAGGATCTGGTGAAAGAACACAAGCTGCAGATGCAGCTGGTCGATGTGGAACATATTTTTGGTGGAGAAAGGATCATCTTTTATTACCTGGCCGAGAAACGCGTCGACTTCCGCGAACTGGTCAAAGCGCTGGCCCGCAAATATCGATCACGGATTGAAATGCGACAGATTGGTGTCCGGGATGAAGCCAAACTGCTGGCCGACTACGGCGACTGTGGCAAAACAGTGTGTTGTGGAACACATCTGACCGAAATGCCACCGGTATCCATGAAGATGGCCAAGCTGCAGAAAACCTCACTGGACCCCAACAAGCTTTCCGGTCGCTGTGGCAGACTCAAATGCTGCCTGCGCTACGAGTACGACACTTACCGTAGTTATAAAAAAGAACTGCCCCCGGTCGGTTCATTCGTCGTCACGGAGCAGGGGGAGGGAAAAGTCACGAATCAGGATATCCTCTCGGAATGCGTTCAGGTGATCTATCCCGATTCGCGAAAATCAATTGTCCATAGAAAAGATATTCAGGAAGTCATCAAGAAGAAAAAAGGGGAAGGCCAGCCCCCCGGGAACGGGAAATCACTCAATCAAAAACCGGCCCGCTGA